The following proteins come from a genomic window of Pseudomonas putida:
- a CDS encoding PolC-type DNA polymerase III, with protein sequence MSLFAWLRPAAPALDDALHQRLARLPKPAPLGVCSLRDQRWVVLDLETSGLNPNRDQVLSIGAVAIEDGAIDFSQQFERTLHRPAQKTNASVLIHGLGPSALAAGSDPAEALLELLEFIGDSPVLAFHAPFDQRMLARALKETLGHRLQLPFLDVAELAPMLNPDTVLREAGLDDWVARFGLQVDERHHASADAQVTAELALILFSQARRQQLDSPLQLEQRLRRWRRRNVQGHGL encoded by the coding sequence ATGAGCCTGTTCGCCTGGCTGCGCCCTGCCGCGCCGGCCCTGGACGATGCACTGCATCAACGCCTGGCGCGCCTGCCAAAACCCGCACCGCTGGGCGTGTGCTCGCTGCGTGATCAGCGCTGGGTGGTGCTGGACCTTGAGACCAGCGGCTTGAACCCCAACCGCGATCAGGTCCTGTCGATCGGTGCCGTAGCCATCGAAGACGGCGCCATCGACTTCTCCCAGCAGTTCGAGCGCACCCTGCACCGCCCGGCCCAGAAAACCAACGCCAGTGTACTCATCCATGGCCTGGGCCCGAGCGCCCTGGCCGCAGGCAGCGACCCGGCCGAGGCGTTGCTCGAACTGCTCGAGTTCATCGGTGACAGCCCGGTGCTGGCATTTCATGCACCTTTCGACCAGCGCATGCTGGCTCGGGCGTTGAAAGAAACCCTTGGTCATCGCTTGCAACTGCCCTTTCTCGATGTCGCTGAACTGGCGCCCATGCTCAACCCAGACACCGTACTGCGCGAAGCCGGGCTGGATGACTGGGTGGCGCGCTTCGGGCTGCAGGTGGATGAGCGCCACCACGCCAGCGCAGACGCCCAAGTCACTGCTGAGCTGGCGTTGATCCTGTTCAGCCAGGCCCGTCGCCAGCAGCTCGACAGCCCGTTGCAGCTGGAGCAGCGGTTGCGCAGGTGGCGGCGGCGCAATGTGCAGGGGCATGGGCTTTAG
- a CDS encoding putative nucleotidyltransferase substrate binding domain-containing protein: MSKNDAYTQAGRTAVLQNIQGTLQFLQRFPPFNQMEHSHLAFLVEQCQLRFYASGESIIKPADGPVEHFYIVKQGRVVGERQHLVKPGVETTFEITSGECFPLAALLGERATRTEHLAGEDTFCLQLNKAAFIRVFSLSDVFRDFALRGVSSLLDQVNQQVRQQAVQTLGTQYSLNTPLGELAMRHPVVCTPGTPLRDAVRSMHEQQVGSIVVVDTQRYPVGIFTLRDLRQVVATVDADLGSAIERHMTVKPFYLSPQASAFDAAMAMTERHIAHVCLVDNQRLCGVVSERDLFSLQRVDLVHLARTIRHAPRLDSLVALRGEIGQLVERMLAHGASSTQITQIITLLNDHTVCRVIELALAERGDPGVPFSWLCFGSEGRREQTLHTDQDNGILFEAADSSEAEAIRARLLPLAHYINQCLAQCGFTLCKGNVMAGNPELCLSRTEWARRFAGFIREASPENLLGSSIYFDLRVVWGDEQGCEQLRQSVLEQVAENRIFQRMMADNALRQRPPVGRLREFVLTRQGNDKAATLDLKVQGLTPFVDGARLLALANGIGACNTLERLRQLVDRGVIEALDGAAYEEAYHFIQQTRMQQHQRQSRDNQPYSNRLDPDSLNHLDRRILRESLRQAQRLQSSLALRYQL; this comes from the coding sequence ATGAGCAAAAACGACGCCTACACCCAGGCGGGCAGAACTGCCGTTCTGCAGAACATTCAGGGCACCCTGCAGTTTTTGCAGCGTTTCCCGCCGTTCAACCAAATGGAACACAGCCACCTGGCGTTCCTGGTGGAACAGTGCCAGTTGCGTTTCTACGCCAGCGGGGAAAGCATCATCAAACCCGCTGACGGCCCGGTGGAGCACTTCTACATCGTCAAACAGGGGCGCGTGGTCGGTGAACGCCAGCACCTGGTCAAGCCTGGTGTGGAAACCACTTTCGAGATCACCAGCGGGGAGTGCTTCCCGCTGGCTGCCCTGCTCGGCGAACGCGCTACCCGCACCGAACACCTGGCGGGCGAGGACACGTTCTGCCTGCAATTGAACAAAGCCGCCTTCATCCGTGTGTTCTCCCTGTCGGATGTGTTTCGCGATTTTGCGCTGCGTGGCGTCAGTAGCTTGCTAGACCAGGTCAACCAACAGGTACGTCAGCAAGCGGTGCAAACACTCGGCACCCAATACTCGCTGAACACCCCACTGGGTGAACTGGCCATGCGTCATCCGGTGGTCTGCACCCCGGGCACGCCGCTGCGCGACGCCGTGCGGTCGATGCACGAGCAACAGGTCGGCAGCATCGTGGTGGTCGATACGCAGCGTTACCCGGTGGGCATCTTCACCCTGCGTGACCTGCGCCAAGTGGTGGCCACTGTCGATGCCGACCTCGGTAGCGCAATCGAACGGCACATGACCGTCAAACCCTTCTACCTCAGCCCGCAGGCCAGCGCCTTCGACGCGGCCATGGCCATGACCGAGCGACACATTGCCCATGTTTGCCTGGTGGACAACCAGCGCCTGTGCGGCGTGGTCTCGGAGCGCGACCTGTTTTCCCTGCAACGGGTCGACCTCGTGCACCTGGCCCGCACCATCCGCCATGCACCGCGCCTGGACTCGCTGGTGGCGCTGCGTGGCGAGATCGGCCAGCTGGTGGAGCGCATGCTCGCCCACGGCGCCTCCTCGACCCAGATTACCCAGATCATCACCCTGCTCAACGACCACACTGTCTGCCGGGTAATCGAACTGGCTCTGGCCGAACGCGGCGACCCTGGGGTGCCGTTCAGCTGGCTGTGCTTTGGCAGCGAAGGGCGACGTGAACAGACCCTGCATACCGACCAGGACAACGGCATCCTGTTCGAGGCAGCTGACAGCAGCGAAGCCGAAGCCATTCGCGCCCGTCTGCTACCACTGGCCCACTACATCAACCAATGCCTGGCCCAATGCGGCTTCACCCTGTGCAAGGGTAACGTCATGGCAGGCAACCCCGAGCTGTGCCTGTCGCGCACTGAATGGGCACGGCGTTTCGCCGGCTTCATCCGTGAAGCCAGCCCAGAGAACCTGCTCGGCTCGAGCATCTATTTCGACCTGCGTGTGGTCTGGGGCGACGAACAGGGTTGCGAACAACTGCGCCAAAGCGTGCTGGAACAAGTAGCCGAGAACCGCATTTTCCAGCGCATGATGGCCGACAACGCCCTGCGTCAGCGGCCTCCGGTAGGCCGCCTGCGCGAATTTGTCCTGACCCGCCAAGGCAACGACAAGGCCGCAACCCTGGACCTCAAGGTCCAGGGCCTGACGCCCTTCGTCGATGGTGCCCGGCTGCTGGCCCTGGCCAATGGCATCGGCGCCTGCAATACCCTGGAGCGCCTGCGCCAGCTGGTCGACAGAGGCGTTATCGAGGCACTCGACGGCGCGGCCTACGAAGAGGCCTACCATTTCATCCAGCAAACGCGCATGCAGCAGCACCAGCGCCAAAGCCGCGATAATCAGCCGTACTCCAACCGCCTCGATCCGGACAGCCTCAACCATCTGGACCGGCGCATCCTGCGTGAGTCGCTGCGCCAGGCGCAGCGCCTGCAAAGCAGCCTGGCCCTGCGGTACCAGCTATGA
- a CDS encoding RNA polymerase sigma factor, which translates to MSSAQSPHAELVGALYRDHRSWLLAWLQRSMACRQRAEDLSQDTFVRLLGREQLDTPREPRAFLAAVAKGLMFDHFRRAALEQAYLAELARLPEAEQPSPELQHLILEDLKAIDRLLGKLSSKARTAFLHNRLDGMGHAEIAERLGVSVSRVRQYIAQGMRQCYVALYGEPT; encoded by the coding sequence TTGTCTTCTGCTCAGAGCCCACACGCCGAACTGGTCGGTGCGCTGTACCGCGACCATCGCAGCTGGCTGCTTGCCTGGCTGCAACGCAGCATGGCCTGCCGTCAGCGTGCTGAAGACCTGAGCCAGGACACCTTCGTGCGTCTGCTCGGGCGCGAACAACTGGACACCCCCCGTGAGCCGCGCGCATTCCTGGCCGCAGTGGCCAAGGGGCTGATGTTCGACCACTTTCGCCGCGCCGCCCTGGAGCAGGCCTACCTGGCCGAACTGGCCCGCTTGCCGGAAGCCGAACAACCCTCCCCAGAGCTTCAGCACCTGATCCTCGAAGACCTCAAGGCCATCGACCGCCTGCTCGGCAAGCTGTCGAGCAAGGCACGCACGGCATTCCTGCACAATCGCCTGGACGGCATGGGCCACGCCGAAATCGCCGAGCGCCTGGGCGTATCGGTATCGCGGGTGCGCCAATACATCGCCCAAGGCATGCGCCAGTGCTATGTGGCCCTGTATGGGGAGCCGACGTGA
- a CDS encoding FecR domain-containing protein, whose translation MNNSPVSAGVLEAAIAWKLSLDDGTGTPDERSEFMRWHAASEEHARAWRQLGALDQRVSAAAGHARQALQQSRAGLRRRVAKVGGGLAGMFLLGSLLAWVGAPSLSASYWLADQRTATGELRTLRLEDGTLLSLNTHTAVDIDYEGDQRVLVLHQGEISVETGHQDPRPLLVRTEDGRLRPLGTRFLVRRENHGTRLEVLQASVAAQPLNSGDEQVLREGQQVLMNANGLGRIAPVQAGADAWTRGMLVVDNIRLADLVAQLGQYRSGHLGVADEVADLRVTGSFPLTDTELALASLVPALPVKIERHTQWWVSVVPK comes from the coding sequence GTGAACAACTCACCGGTTTCTGCCGGGGTCCTTGAAGCTGCCATCGCCTGGAAACTGAGCCTGGACGACGGTACCGGTACGCCCGACGAGCGCAGCGAGTTCATGCGCTGGCATGCCGCCAGCGAAGAACACGCTCGCGCCTGGCGCCAGCTGGGCGCCCTCGATCAGCGGGTAAGTGCCGCCGCCGGCCACGCGCGCCAGGCCCTGCAGCAATCGCGCGCCGGGTTGCGCCGGCGGGTGGCCAAGGTGGGCGGAGGGCTGGCCGGCATGTTCCTGCTCGGCTCACTGCTGGCCTGGGTCGGCGCGCCCTCGCTATCGGCAAGCTACTGGTTGGCCGATCAGCGCACCGCCACCGGCGAACTGCGGACCTTGCGCCTGGAGGACGGCACGCTGCTGAGCCTGAACACTCATACCGCGGTCGACATCGACTACGAAGGCGACCAGCGTGTACTGGTGCTGCACCAGGGTGAAATCTCGGTGGAGACCGGCCACCAGGACCCTCGCCCGTTGCTGGTGCGCACCGAAGATGGCCGCCTGCGCCCCTTGGGCACGCGCTTTCTGGTGCGTCGCGAAAACCATGGCACCCGCCTGGAAGTGTTGCAGGCCTCTGTCGCAGCGCAGCCGCTGAACAGTGGTGACGAGCAGGTACTGCGTGAGGGCCAGCAGGTGCTCATGAACGCAAATGGCCTGGGCCGTATCGCGCCAGTGCAAGCCGGTGCGGATGCCTGGACCCGCGGCATGCTGGTGGTGGACAACATACGCCTGGCCGACCTGGTAGCGCAGCTGGGCCAATACCGTAGCGGCCACTTGGGCGTAGCCGATGAAGTGGCCGACCTGCGCGTGACGGGGAGCTTCCCGCTGACTGACACCGAGCTGGCCCTCGCATCGCTGGTGCCCGCGTTGCCGGTGAAGATCGAGCGGCATACCCAGTGGTGGGTGAGCGTGGTGCCCAAGTAG